The following coding sequences are from one Synergistaceae bacterium window:
- the csrA gene encoding carbon storage regulator CsrA — protein sequence MLVLSRKTGEAIRIGADIEVSVLDVRGDTVRLGIEAPRSVQVWRKEIYDEIVLQNIRAAKASLPDDLLEAMKQKSSGGENNGR from the coding sequence GTGCTCGTCCTCTCCCGCAAGACCGGCGAGGCCATACGCATCGGCGCGGACATAGAGGTCTCCGTGCTGGATGTCCGGGGCGACACGGTGAGGCTTGGCATAGAGGCCCCGCGCTCCGTGCAGGTGTGGCGCAAGGAGATCTACGACGAAATCGTCCTCCAGAACATTCGGGCCGCGAAGGCTTCGCTCCCCGACGACCTGCTGGAGGCTATGAAACAGAAGAGCAGCGGAGGAGAGAACAATGGAAGATAA
- a CDS encoding flagellar assembly protein FliW yields the protein MRELPRTMDTTRFGPFAVDEEAVLSFPRGIPGFETHTEWVIAGDDEAPIKWLQSLSDGDVALPVARPAAIMHEYSPRFADEDLEEVRQGSDEGLILLLVLSIPEGRPWEMTANLRAPIVLQHIRRVGKQIICLNEDYPLGARVFSDEVREKMERRAPATEPAAEGEE from the coding sequence GTGCGCGAATTGCCAAGAACGATGGATACCACGAGGTTCGGCCCCTTTGCAGTAGACGAGGAGGCCGTGCTCTCCTTTCCCCGGGGGATACCCGGGTTCGAGACTCACACCGAGTGGGTGATCGCCGGCGACGACGAAGCCCCGATCAAGTGGCTGCAGAGCCTGTCCGACGGCGACGTCGCCCTGCCGGTCGCTCGCCCCGCGGCCATAATGCACGAGTACTCGCCCCGCTTCGCCGACGAGGACCTGGAGGAAGTTCGCCAAGGCTCGGACGAGGGGCTGATCCTGCTGCTGGTCCTGTCGATCCCGGAGGGGCGCCCCTGGGAGATGACCGCAAACCTGCGCGCGCCCATCGTCCTTCAGCACATCCGCCGGGTGGGCAAGCAGATCATCTGCCTCAACGAGGACTACCCGCTTGGGGCAAGGGTCTTCTCCGACGAAGTGCGCGAGAAGATGGAGCGGCGCGCCCCCGCGACGGAGCCAGCCGCAGAAGGGGAGGAATGA